A genomic window from Motacilla alba alba isolate MOTALB_02 chromosome 2, Motacilla_alba_V1.0_pri, whole genome shotgun sequence includes:
- the GALNT15 gene encoding polypeptide N-acetylgalactosaminyltransferase 15 isoform X2, producing MFLRKKCRYGSRKLQFLLLFLMLGFLLLMVTTLNPPPSNQSKEGTFQPVEFNPREGYQMDFVETQEMLETQEESQQYYPLDGLSPFISLREDELIMAVVSPTGKRNHSKARKGYRVVKQHSRRPEGKAEGGPESQPLSLPLQDGQGAAAGERPLGLETHGFNEVLSERIALRRDLPEVRHPLCLQQKYDSGLPTASVIICFHDEAWSTLLRTVHSIMDTAPKAFLKDIILVDDLSQQGPLKSALSEYISKLDGVKLIRSNKRLGVIRGRMLGAARATGDVLIFMDSHCECQKGWLEPLLARLSSSRNSVISPVIDVIDWKTFQYYHSVGLHRGVFDWKLDFHWEPVPEHEEKVRQSPISPIRSPAVAGAVVAMDRHYFQNTGAYDSDMTMWGAENLELSIRTWLCGGSVEIIPCSRVGHVYRNHFPRAFSYEEAIVRNKIRIAETWLGSFKENFYKHDTVAFLISKAEKPDCSERLQLQKRLGCRNFQWFLSNVYPELSQPGDTPRFSGKLYNTGVGFCADYRPGRATAEGSIELSPCSDSPTQLFEYNMKEIVLGSAPLLCFDVRHGKVIPQNCTKETDNSNQHWDVQENGMIVHVLSGKCIEAAKSEDEKDLFLCACNKNANQVWQFERSHGLRQR from the exons ATGTTCTTGAGGAAGAAATGCAGATATGGATCACGTAAGCTGCAGTTTCTCTTGTTGTTTCTGATGCTGGGGTTTTTGCTACTGATGGTTACAACGCTGAATCCACCACCCAGCAACCAGAGCAAGGAAGGGACTTTCCAGCCTGTGGAGTTCAACCCCCGGGAAGGGTATCAGATGGACTTTGTGGAGACCCAAGAGATGCTGGAAACCCAGGAGGAGAGCCAGCAGTACTACCCTTTGGATGGTCTATCGCCTTTTATCTCCCTGCGGGAGGATGAGTTGATCATGGCCGTCGTGTCGCCCACCGGCAAAAGGAACCACAGCAAGGCCAGGAAGGGCTATCGCGTGgtgaagcagcacagcaggcgGCCggaggggaaggcagagggggGCCCCGAGTCGCAGCCgctgtccctgcctctgcagGACGGGCAAGGGGCTGCTGCGGGGGAGCGGCCGCTCGGCCTGGAAACGCACGGCTTTAACGAGGTGCTCAGCGAACGGATCGCGCTGCGCCGGGACCTGCCTGAGGTACGACACCCGTT GTGCCTACAGCAAAAATATGACTCCGGTCTGCCGACTGCTAGTGTCATCATCTGTTTCCATGATGAAGCCTGGTCGACTCTGCTGAGAACTGTGCACAGCATTATGGATACAGCCCCAAAGGCCTTCCTAAAGGATATCATCCTAGTCGACGATCTCAGCCAGCAAG GGCCCCTGAAGTCTGCTCTGAGTGAATACATCTCTAAGCTGGATGGTGTGAAGCTCATCCGGAGCAACAAGAGGCTTGGAGTCATCCGAGGTCGGATGCTAGGAGCCGCACGGGCTACCGGGGATGTGCTCATCTTCATGGATTCCCACTGCGAGTGTCAGAAGGGCTGGCTGGAGCCCCTCCTGGCCAGGCTCTCCAGCAGCCG AAACAGTGTCATCTCCCCTGTCATAGATGTCATAGACTGGAAGACCTTTCAGTACTATCACTCTGTGGGCTTGCATCGAGGTGTTTTTGATTGGAAATTAGATTTTCATTGGGAACCAGTGCCAGAGCATGAAGAGAAGGTACGACAGTCTCCCATCAGCCCTATCAG GAGTCCTGCAGTAGCTGGTGCAGTGGTGGCCATGGATCGACATTACTTCCAAAATACTGGAGCTTATGATTCTGACATGACCATGTGGGGAGCAGAAAACCTGGAACTATCTATTAGG ACCTGGCTCTGTGGTGGCTCTGTAGAAATTATCCCATGCTCTCGAGTTGGTCATGTCTATCGAAATCACTTCCCCCGCGCTTTCTCCTATGAAGAGGCCATTGTGAGGAACAAAATCCGAATAGCAGAGACCTGGCTGGGCTCCTTTAAAGAGAACTTCTACAAGCATGACACAGTGGCTTTCTTAATCAGCAAG GCAGAGAAGCCAGACTGCAGCGAGCGCCTTCAGCTACAGAAGAGACTGGGCTGTAGAAATTTCCAGTGGTTTCTATCAAATGTGTACCCTGAACTCTCCCAACCTGGAGACACACCAAGATTCTCTGGCAAG CTTTACAATACTGGTGTTGGCTTCTGTGCAGATTACAGGCCTGGAAGAGCTACTGCAGAAGGGTCCATTGAACTCTCCCCTTGCAGCGACAGTCCCACCCAG ctctttgaATATAACATGAAGGAAATCGTGCTTGGTTCTGCTCCGCTGCTTTGCTTTGATGTCAGACACGGGAAGGTTATCCCTCAAAACTGTACAAAGGAGACAGACAACAGCAACCAGCACTGGGATGTCCAGGAG AATGGAATGATTGTCCATGTCCTTTCTGGCAAATGCATAGAGGCAGCAAAGAGTGAAGATGAGAAGGACTTGTTTCTGTGTGCATGTAACAAGAATGCAAATCAGGTGTGGCAATTTGAGCGTTCCCATGGGCTACGTCAGCGGTGA
- the GALNT15 gene encoding polypeptide N-acetylgalactosaminyltransferase 15 isoform X1 encodes MRRQLQLASMFLRKKCRYGSRKLQFLLLFLMLGFLLLMVTTLNPPPSNQSKEGTFQPVEFNPREGYQMDFVETQEMLETQEESQQYYPLDGLSPFISLREDELIMAVVSPTGKRNHSKARKGYRVVKQHSRRPEGKAEGGPESQPLSLPLQDGQGAAAGERPLGLETHGFNEVLSERIALRRDLPEVRHPLCLQQKYDSGLPTASVIICFHDEAWSTLLRTVHSIMDTAPKAFLKDIILVDDLSQQGPLKSALSEYISKLDGVKLIRSNKRLGVIRGRMLGAARATGDVLIFMDSHCECQKGWLEPLLARLSSSRNSVISPVIDVIDWKTFQYYHSVGLHRGVFDWKLDFHWEPVPEHEEKVRQSPISPIRSPAVAGAVVAMDRHYFQNTGAYDSDMTMWGAENLELSIRTWLCGGSVEIIPCSRVGHVYRNHFPRAFSYEEAIVRNKIRIAETWLGSFKENFYKHDTVAFLISKAEKPDCSERLQLQKRLGCRNFQWFLSNVYPELSQPGDTPRFSGKLYNTGVGFCADYRPGRATAEGSIELSPCSDSPTQLFEYNMKEIVLGSAPLLCFDVRHGKVIPQNCTKETDNSNQHWDVQENGMIVHVLSGKCIEAAKSEDEKDLFLCACNKNANQVWQFERSHGLRQR; translated from the exons ATGAGGAGACAACTTCAGCTTGCCAG CATGTTCTTGAGGAAGAAATGCAGATATGGATCACGTAAGCTGCAGTTTCTCTTGTTGTTTCTGATGCTGGGGTTTTTGCTACTGATGGTTACAACGCTGAATCCACCACCCAGCAACCAGAGCAAGGAAGGGACTTTCCAGCCTGTGGAGTTCAACCCCCGGGAAGGGTATCAGATGGACTTTGTGGAGACCCAAGAGATGCTGGAAACCCAGGAGGAGAGCCAGCAGTACTACCCTTTGGATGGTCTATCGCCTTTTATCTCCCTGCGGGAGGATGAGTTGATCATGGCCGTCGTGTCGCCCACCGGCAAAAGGAACCACAGCAAGGCCAGGAAGGGCTATCGCGTGgtgaagcagcacagcaggcgGCCggaggggaaggcagagggggGCCCCGAGTCGCAGCCgctgtccctgcctctgcagGACGGGCAAGGGGCTGCTGCGGGGGAGCGGCCGCTCGGCCTGGAAACGCACGGCTTTAACGAGGTGCTCAGCGAACGGATCGCGCTGCGCCGGGACCTGCCTGAGGTACGACACCCGTT GTGCCTACAGCAAAAATATGACTCCGGTCTGCCGACTGCTAGTGTCATCATCTGTTTCCATGATGAAGCCTGGTCGACTCTGCTGAGAACTGTGCACAGCATTATGGATACAGCCCCAAAGGCCTTCCTAAAGGATATCATCCTAGTCGACGATCTCAGCCAGCAAG GGCCCCTGAAGTCTGCTCTGAGTGAATACATCTCTAAGCTGGATGGTGTGAAGCTCATCCGGAGCAACAAGAGGCTTGGAGTCATCCGAGGTCGGATGCTAGGAGCCGCACGGGCTACCGGGGATGTGCTCATCTTCATGGATTCCCACTGCGAGTGTCAGAAGGGCTGGCTGGAGCCCCTCCTGGCCAGGCTCTCCAGCAGCCG AAACAGTGTCATCTCCCCTGTCATAGATGTCATAGACTGGAAGACCTTTCAGTACTATCACTCTGTGGGCTTGCATCGAGGTGTTTTTGATTGGAAATTAGATTTTCATTGGGAACCAGTGCCAGAGCATGAAGAGAAGGTACGACAGTCTCCCATCAGCCCTATCAG GAGTCCTGCAGTAGCTGGTGCAGTGGTGGCCATGGATCGACATTACTTCCAAAATACTGGAGCTTATGATTCTGACATGACCATGTGGGGAGCAGAAAACCTGGAACTATCTATTAGG ACCTGGCTCTGTGGTGGCTCTGTAGAAATTATCCCATGCTCTCGAGTTGGTCATGTCTATCGAAATCACTTCCCCCGCGCTTTCTCCTATGAAGAGGCCATTGTGAGGAACAAAATCCGAATAGCAGAGACCTGGCTGGGCTCCTTTAAAGAGAACTTCTACAAGCATGACACAGTGGCTTTCTTAATCAGCAAG GCAGAGAAGCCAGACTGCAGCGAGCGCCTTCAGCTACAGAAGAGACTGGGCTGTAGAAATTTCCAGTGGTTTCTATCAAATGTGTACCCTGAACTCTCCCAACCTGGAGACACACCAAGATTCTCTGGCAAG CTTTACAATACTGGTGTTGGCTTCTGTGCAGATTACAGGCCTGGAAGAGCTACTGCAGAAGGGTCCATTGAACTCTCCCCTTGCAGCGACAGTCCCACCCAG ctctttgaATATAACATGAAGGAAATCGTGCTTGGTTCTGCTCCGCTGCTTTGCTTTGATGTCAGACACGGGAAGGTTATCCCTCAAAACTGTACAAAGGAGACAGACAACAGCAACCAGCACTGGGATGTCCAGGAG AATGGAATGATTGTCCATGTCCTTTCTGGCAAATGCATAGAGGCAGCAAAGAGTGAAGATGAGAAGGACTTGTTTCTGTGTGCATGTAACAAGAATGCAAATCAGGTGTGGCAATTTGAGCGTTCCCATGGGCTACGTCAGCGGTGA